A window of the Arenibacter algicola genome harbors these coding sequences:
- a CDS encoding YchJ family protein, protein MNCPCGSHKPYADCCGKAHKDISTATTAEQLMRSRYSAFVLGNGNYLMDSHHSSTRPVKEKKAIEAWAKSVSWIRLEVLDREKGEINDQNGTVTFNAYFFENGKVDVIHEKSEFVKEKGLWMYLGLAK, encoded by the coding sequence ATGAATTGCCCCTGTGGATCCCATAAGCCCTATGCCGATTGCTGCGGTAAGGCACATAAAGACATTTCAACCGCAACCACTGCAGAACAGTTGATGCGTTCCCGGTATTCCGCCTTTGTATTGGGCAATGGTAATTACTTGATGGATAGTCACCACAGCTCTACCAGGCCTGTTAAGGAAAAGAAAGCTATTGAAGCTTGGGCCAAATCTGTCAGTTGGATCAGGTTGGAAGTTTTGGACAGGGAAAAGGGAGAAATAAACGACCAAAATGGCACTGTTACCTTTAACGCATATTTTTTTGAAAATGGCAAGGTGGATGTCATTCATGAAAAGTCGGAATTCGTAAAGGAAAAAGGCCTTTGGATGTATTTGGGCCTAGCGAAATAA
- a CDS encoding CNNM domain-containing protein, translating to MGLLIFYALISILVSFLCSILEAVLLSVPQTFINLKKKEGKSFAQELEALKKDVDKPLIAILTLNTIAHTVGAILVGVQAKIAYSELYGNTENTLLGMQFSEAAMVGLVSTIMTILILVASEIIPKTIGATYWKQLAHASTTALKIMVWALRWTGILWILQLFTRLVGKKGVHGSVFSREDFSAMTDIAHEEGVFQESESTIIRNLLHFNEIKVKDIMTPRAVVKIASESATIKEFYNANPKMPFSRIPVFNKKMDNITGFVLKDMILEEIIKKNGSAPLSSIKREILVSNRQTPIPELFETFISKREHIALVVDEYGSVSGVVTMEDILETLLGLEIMDESDNVENLQHLARKNWNERAKRLGIIPGKREKE from the coding sequence ATGGGGTTACTTATATTTTATGCACTCATATCCATCCTCGTATCTTTTCTATGCTCAATTTTGGAAGCGGTGCTATTGAGTGTTCCACAAACCTTTATCAATCTAAAGAAAAAGGAAGGCAAATCTTTTGCCCAGGAACTGGAAGCATTAAAAAAAGATGTGGACAAGCCCCTTATTGCCATTCTTACCTTAAATACCATAGCCCATACCGTTGGTGCAATTTTGGTAGGGGTACAAGCTAAAATTGCATATTCTGAACTATATGGCAATACCGAAAATACGCTTCTTGGAATGCAGTTTTCAGAAGCCGCTATGGTAGGATTGGTTTCTACCATCATGACCATTTTAATCTTGGTGGCCTCAGAAATAATCCCCAAGACCATAGGTGCTACCTATTGGAAACAATTGGCACACGCCTCTACAACTGCCCTAAAAATAATGGTGTGGGCCCTCCGCTGGACCGGAATTCTTTGGATATTGCAGCTTTTCACCAGACTGGTCGGAAAAAAAGGGGTACATGGAAGTGTATTTAGCCGGGAAGATTTTAGCGCCATGACCGATATTGCCCACGAGGAAGGTGTATTTCAAGAATCGGAATCCACCATAATTAGAAATCTCCTACACTTTAACGAAATTAAGGTAAAGGACATCATGACCCCAAGGGCGGTGGTAAAAATTGCCTCGGAATCTGCCACCATTAAGGAATTTTATAATGCAAACCCCAAAATGCCATTTTCTAGAATTCCCGTATTCAATAAAAAAATGGATAATATAACTGGATTCGTCCTAAAGGACATGATCTTGGAGGAAATAATAAAAAAGAATGGCAGCGCACCATTATCGAGTATAAAGAGGGAGATATTGGTAAGCAACAGACAAACTCCAATTCCTGAGTTATTTGAAACCTTTATTTCCAAAAGGGAGCATATTGCCCTAGTTGTTGATGAATACGGTTCCGTTAGTGGGGTTGTAACCATGGAAGACATTTTGGAGACATTATTGGGTCTGGAAATCATGGATGAAAGCGATAATGTGGAAAACCTACAGCACCTGGCGCGGAAAAATTGGAACGAAAGGGCAAAACGCTTGGGAATTATTCCAGGAAAGAGAGAAAAGGAATAA
- the hemF gene encoding oxygen-dependent coproporphyrinogen oxidase: protein MKDKFYAYIQQLQDTITAKLEAVDGLAKFKEDLWERPEGGGGRSRVIENGAVFEKGGVNISAVHGALPKSMQNYFGVQDADFFACGLSLVIHPKNPMVPTVHANWRYFEMYDKQGQLVDQWFGGGQDLTPYYLFDEDASHFHKVCKDACDKHNPDFYNTYKTKCDDYFWNTHRNEARGVGGLFYDYCKATDKMSMEDWYNFETEVGNSFLEAYVPIVKKRKDLPYSKEQRDWQEIRRGRYVEFNLVHDKGTLFGLKTNGRIESILMSLPPHVQWVYDHHPDKGSEEERLLKVLEKPKDWV from the coding sequence ATGAAAGATAAATTTTACGCATACATTCAACAACTGCAAGATACAATAACAGCAAAATTGGAAGCGGTGGATGGTCTAGCCAAATTCAAAGAAGACCTTTGGGAAAGACCAGAAGGGGGAGGTGGACGATCCAGGGTTATAGAAAATGGTGCTGTTTTTGAAAAAGGCGGTGTAAACATCTCTGCCGTTCATGGCGCCCTGCCAAAAAGCATGCAAAACTATTTTGGGGTACAGGATGCCGATTTTTTTGCCTGTGGCCTAAGCCTTGTTATTCACCCAAAAAATCCAATGGTGCCAACCGTACATGCCAATTGGCGCTATTTTGAAATGTACGATAAGCAAGGTCAATTGGTGGACCAGTGGTTTGGTGGCGGACAAGATCTTACCCCTTACTACCTGTTTGATGAGGATGCCAGCCATTTTCATAAGGTTTGCAAGGATGCATGTGACAAACATAATCCAGATTTTTATAATACCTATAAGACAAAGTGCGACGATTATTTCTGGAACACCCATAGGAATGAGGCTCGGGGTGTCGGTGGCCTATTTTACGACTATTGCAAAGCCACCGATAAGATGAGTATGGAAGATTGGTATAATTTTGAAACGGAAGTGGGCAATAGCTTCTTGGAAGCCTATGTGCCAATCGTTAAGAAAAGAAAGGACTTGCCCTACTCCAAAGAACAAAGGGATTGGCAGGAAATCCGTCGTGGACGTTATGTAGAGTTTAACTTGGTTCATGACAAGGGAACCTTGTTCGGGCTTAAGACCAATGGCAGAATAGAAAGTATCCTTATGAGCCTACCTCCACATGTTCAGTGGGTTTATGACCATCATCCGGATAAGGGAAGTGAAGAAGAGCGTTTGCTAAAGGTATTGGAAAAGCCCAAAGACTGGGTATAA
- the hemE gene encoding uroporphyrinogen decarboxylase → MSLKNDLFLRALKGETVERPPVWMMRQAGRYLPEFMAIREKYDFFTRCRTPELASEITVQPIRRYGMDAAILFSDILVIPQAMNIEVQMKPNFGPYLPKPVHDQKGVDEVIVPDVNVELDYVMQAIKATKELLNNDIPLIGFAGSPWTILCYVVQGQGSKTFDKAKEFCFTNPVAAHQLLQKITDTTIAYLKAKVKAGVNAVQVFDSWGGMLSPVDYQEFSFQYIQQIIDALKDEAPVIVFGKGCWFALGDMAKSGAAALGVDWTCSARNARYLSGGNITLQGNFDPARLLSPPAVIKKMVTQMINEFGKDKYVVNLGHGILPNVPLDNAKAFIDAVKEYGQK, encoded by the coding sequence ATGAGTTTAAAAAACGATTTATTCTTAAGAGCATTAAAAGGAGAAACCGTAGAGCGCCCTCCAGTTTGGATGATGCGCCAAGCAGGAAGATATTTGCCTGAATTTATGGCCATACGGGAGAAATACGACTTCTTTACCCGTTGTAGGACCCCTGAACTGGCCAGTGAAATTACGGTTCAGCCCATACGCAGATACGGCATGGACGCCGCTATTTTGTTCAGCGATATTCTGGTAATTCCCCAGGCCATGAATATAGAGGTACAAATGAAGCCCAATTTTGGACCATATCTGCCGAAGCCCGTACATGATCAAAAAGGAGTAGATGAAGTTATAGTCCCGGACGTAAACGTGGAACTGGATTATGTTATGCAGGCCATTAAGGCAACCAAAGAGCTGTTGAACAACGACATCCCCTTGATCGGTTTCGCCGGTTCCCCATGGACCATCCTTTGCTATGTAGTTCAAGGACAGGGGAGCAAGACCTTTGATAAGGCCAAGGAGTTTTGTTTTACCAATCCAGTGGCCGCTCATCAGCTACTTCAAAAAATCACAGATACTACCATCGCCTATCTAAAGGCAAAGGTAAAAGCAGGCGTAAATGCCGTGCAGGTTTTCGATTCTTGGGGAGGCATGTTATCCCCAGTAGATTACCAAGAATTTTCATTTCAATATATACAACAGATTATAGATGCCCTTAAAGACGAGGCTCCAGTAATTGTTTTTGGAAAGGGATGCTGGTTCGCGTTGGGCGATATGGCCAAATCTGGTGCCGCTGCCCTTGGTGTGGACTGGACCTGTTCCGCAAGAAATGCCCGCTACCTTTCCGGTGGTAATATTACCCTGCAAGGTAATTTTGATCCTGCCAGATTGCTTTCGCCCCCAGCAGTCATCAAAAAAATGGTCACTCAAATGATCAATGAATTTGGAAAGGATAAATATGTGGTGAATCTTGGACATGGAATCTTGCCCAATGTACCCTTGGACAATGCCAAGGCCTTTATAGATGCGGTAAAAGAGTACGGTCAAAAATAA
- the hemB gene encoding porphobilinogen synthase, translating to MYPLRRNRRLRSNEAIRSLVRETIISPNDFLVPLFVVEGKGVKEEIASMPNYYRYSLDLLEKEVKELWAMGLKSVLLFVKVPDHLKDNKGKEAVNPKGLMQRAIKTVKNTCPDMLVMTDVALDPYSSYGHDGIVEDGQIVNDDTVEVLASMSVSHAEAGADFVAPSDMMDGRILSIREALEDEGFIDTGIMSYSAKYASAFYGPFRDALDSAPGFGDKKTYQMDYANRFEAIKETEMDIDEGADIVMVKPGLCYLDIVREIKNEVDVPVAVYQVSGEYAMVKAAAEKGWLDHDAVMMEQLTAIKRAGANIIASYFAKDVVRVLG from the coding sequence ATGTACCCACTTAGAAGAAATAGAAGACTACGCTCCAATGAGGCCATTAGATCTCTGGTCCGTGAAACCATTATCTCGCCGAACGACTTTTTAGTGCCACTTTTTGTTGTTGAAGGTAAAGGGGTCAAGGAAGAAATTGCATCCATGCCCAATTATTACCGATATAGCTTGGATCTCTTGGAAAAGGAAGTAAAAGAACTTTGGGCCATGGGCCTTAAATCTGTGCTACTCTTTGTTAAGGTCCCGGACCATTTAAAGGACAATAAGGGCAAGGAAGCAGTAAATCCCAAGGGCCTAATGCAAAGGGCCATTAAAACAGTTAAAAATACCTGTCCAGACATGTTGGTTATGACCGACGTGGCCTTGGACCCTTATTCCTCCTATGGCCATGATGGAATTGTAGAGGACGGACAGATCGTAAATGACGATACCGTGGAGGTTTTGGCCAGTATGAGCGTGAGCCATGCGGAAGCCGGGGCCGATTTTGTAGCGCCCAGCGATATGATGGACGGTAGAATTCTAAGTATAAGGGAGGCCTTGGAAGACGAAGGGTTTATAGATACGGGTATCATGAGCTACAGCGCAAAATATGCCAGTGCTTTCTACGGTCCCTTCAGGGATGCCTTGGACTCGGCTCCAGGTTTTGGGGATAAAAAGACCTATCAAATGGATTATGCCAATAGGTTTGAAGCTATTAAGGAAACTGAAATGGATATTGATGAGGGTGCAGATATCGTTATGGTAAAGCCCGGCCTTTGCTATTTGGATATTGTAAGGGAAATAAAAAATGAGGTGGATGTTCCTGTAGCGGTATACCAGGTATCAGGTGAATATGCCATGGTAAAGGCCGCAGCCGAAAAAGGTTGGCTGGATCACGATGCGGTAATGATGGAGCAGCTGACGGCCATTAAAAGGGCCGGAGCCAATATTATTGCCAGTTACTTTGCCAAGGATGTAGTCCGTGTATTGGGATAA
- a CDS encoding methylated-DNA--[protein]-cysteine S-methyltransferase, which translates to METVFIHTPLGIAKIEGDENGLTSITVFDSEEKVSDIVPELLEDAVYQLREYFEGTRKEFSLTLNPEGTDFQKRVWQALQHIPFGKTVSYLELSKTLGDAKAIRAVASANGQNPLWIVVPCHRVIGSDGSLTGYAGGLHRKKWLLEHESPVKQQTLF; encoded by the coding sequence ATGGAGACTGTATTTATACATACGCCTTTGGGAATCGCAAAAATTGAAGGCGATGAAAACGGATTAACCTCTATCACCGTGTTCGATAGTGAGGAAAAAGTATCGGATATTGTTCCGGAACTACTCGAAGATGCAGTATATCAGTTACGGGAATATTTTGAAGGTACGCGAAAGGAATTCAGCTTAACGCTCAACCCCGAAGGAACAGATTTTCAAAAAAGGGTTTGGCAAGCCCTACAGCATATTCCATTTGGCAAAACAGTTTCCTATCTGGAGCTGTCCAAAACCTTGGGCGATGCCAAAGCTATTAGGGCCGTGGCTTCGGCAAATGGCCAAAATCCTTTATGGATCGTTGTGCCTTGCCATAGGGTCATTGGCAGTGATGGTTCCTTAACGGGCTATGCAGGTGGACTACACCGTAAAAAATGGCTTTTGGAACATGAAAGCCCTGTAAAACAGCAAACACTATTTTAA
- a CDS encoding serine hydrolase domain-containing protein, whose translation MKKRNYTAIILLSIIFNTQLLSAQSPNPEALSYENPSAVGMDSLFIHSKVDSIMTFAIKEEAFPGAQVLVAKNSKIIFHKAYGFHTYDSVQPVSLTDIYDLASVTKIMGPLPALMKLHDEGKLDLDAPFSTLWPKWKNRKDKKKLTIREVFAHQAGLVPYIIFLQEVMKKNGSVKNRFVRHEPSRRFNTKAYDNIYIKDRFRNKIYRKINSSKVSDIKKYKYSGLTFLLYPEIISKFTNTDYETYVTQDFYAPIGATTMGFNPKTKNYQNNIVPTEIDTLFRHELTKDWVHDENAALLGGVSGNAGLFASATDLAKIMQMYMKYGSYDGKRYLSEATVKEFTKVQYPENENRRGLIFDKPDLNNHELTLADSYPAPSASPDSFGHSGFTGTFVWADPKTQLVYIFLSNRVYPSRAHANIYKYNIRSAVQQVFYDAIID comes from the coding sequence ATGAAAAAACGTAATTATACCGCTATTATACTGTTAAGTATAATTTTTAATACACAACTTTTATCCGCACAATCACCCAATCCTGAGGCACTTAGCTATGAAAATCCCTCCGCTGTAGGCATGGATTCATTGTTCATCCACTCCAAGGTAGATTCCATAATGACCTTTGCCATTAAAGAGGAAGCCTTCCCAGGAGCACAGGTCTTGGTAGCCAAAAATAGCAAGATCATTTTTCATAAGGCCTATGGATTTCATACCTATGACAGTGTGCAGCCCGTTAGCCTAACGGATATCTATGACCTGGCATCCGTAACCAAGATAATGGGGCCGCTACCAGCCTTGATGAAACTACATGATGAAGGAAAGCTGGATCTGGATGCGCCATTTAGCACCTTATGGCCTAAATGGAAAAATAGAAAGGATAAAAAGAAGCTGACCATAAGGGAAGTTTTTGCGCATCAGGCGGGATTGGTACCTTACATAATTTTCCTTCAAGAGGTGATGAAGAAAAATGGTTCCGTAAAAAATCGTTTTGTACGTCACGAACCTAGTCGTCGATTTAATACCAAAGCCTATGATAATATTTATATCAAGGATCGGTTTAGGAACAAAATATACCGAAAGATCAACAGCTCCAAAGTATCCGACATTAAAAAATACAAATATTCCGGACTTACGTTTTTGCTATATCCGGAAATCATTTCAAAATTTACCAATACGGATTACGAAACCTATGTAACCCAAGACTTTTATGCTCCTATAGGGGCAACTACAATGGGATTCAATCCCAAAACCAAAAACTATCAAAATAATATAGTCCCCACGGAAATAGACACTTTATTTAGACATGAACTTACTAAGGATTGGGTTCATGATGAAAACGCTGCCCTATTGGGAGGGGTTTCTGGAAACGCTGGACTATTTGCATCGGCAACAGATTTGGCGAAAATAATGCAGATGTACATGAAATATGGCAGTTACGACGGTAAACGGTATTTGTCCGAAGCCACGGTGAAGGAATTTACTAAAGTACAATATCCGGAAAACGAAAACAGAAGAGGTCTAATATTCGACAAGCCCGATCTAAACAACCATGAGCTCACTCTGGCCGATTCCTATCCTGCACCAAGTGCCAGTCCGGACAGTTTTGGACATAGCGGGTTTACAGGAACCTTTGTTTGGGCAGATCCCAAAACTCAATTGGTTTACATATTTCTGTCCAACCGGGTATACCCCAGCAGGGCACATGCCAATATTTATAAATACAATATCCGCTCCGCGGTACAGCAAGTATTTTACGACGCCATTATCGATTGA
- a CDS encoding 3'-5' exonuclease: MLHKINLEHILFLDIETVPEEENFNKLDDTKKELWEHKSHYQRKDEFTAEEYYDRAGIWAEFGKIITISVGYFNYKGTNRTFRVTSFYGEEPKILKDFKNLLDTHFNRPHHLLCGHNGKEFDFPYIARRMIINKVDLPNKLDLFGKKPWEIAHLDTMELWKFGDYKHYTSLKLMANILGIPSPKEDIDGSMVKTVYYEDKDLDRIVKYCELDVITTAQVFLRLRNDELLDESEIKRI; encoded by the coding sequence ATGTTACATAAAATTAACTTGGAACATATACTCTTTTTGGACATTGAAACGGTTCCTGAAGAAGAGAATTTTAATAAGCTGGACGACACCAAAAAAGAACTTTGGGAACATAAGTCGCACTACCAGCGAAAAGACGAATTTACGGCCGAGGAATACTATGACCGGGCCGGAATTTGGGCAGAATTTGGAAAGATCATTACTATTTCCGTTGGCTATTTTAATTATAAAGGAACCAATCGGACGTTTAGGGTAACTTCGTTTTATGGAGAAGAGCCTAAAATCCTCAAAGATTTCAAAAATTTATTGGACACCCATTTTAATCGCCCCCATCACCTGTTGTGTGGACACAATGGCAAAGAATTCGATTTTCCATACATCGCGAGGCGCATGATCATCAACAAGGTAGATCTGCCCAACAAGTTGGATCTTTTTGGAAAAAAGCCGTGGGAAATTGCCCATTTGGACACTATGGAGCTTTGGAAATTTGGAGACTACAAGCATTATACCTCCCTTAAGCTAATGGCCAATATCCTAGGTATTCCCTCTCCAAAAGAGGATATAGACGGCAGCATGGTAAAAACCGTTTACTATGAAGACAAGGACCTGGATCGCATTGTAAAATATTGCGAACTGGACGTGATCACTACAGCACAGGTATTTTTGCGCTTGCGGAATGATGAATTATTGGATGAAAGTGAAATTAAAAGAATTTAG
- a CDS encoding S8 family serine peptidase, which translates to MAYANPTLLKISKCLLPVAFCLTAYSSFAQTEKQIHIIKDKYRSSKLGVFTNDLKKNFEKDNNSLLQAAKTNGWKLTERLADGNFSELTAIGDDGTPLYYSTFSTTINTATRANALHDNGLLDLGINGENMMVGIWDGGAVLTNHKEFGNRVQTLDESEVVDSHATRVAGILVAEGLDTKSKGVAYRAKAVSNDWRRDKIEVAEMAANGMLLSNHSYGIMSDRVPDWYFGSYIQVSRDWDKIMYNAPYYLMVTAAGNSQKSKDNEAPIFGSASNGFDLMLGFATSKNGVTVAAADIETNDQGQLLRASVTSYSSFGPVDDGRIKPDIAAYGTNIYTTGIANDTKYETANGTSVAAPGVTGSMLLIQEYQEQMEGSFMRAATLKGLVLHTADDVDAPGPDYKMGWGVINSKSAVEAIANKGFSSIISEETLTEGETKTYKVVANGTEPLSASISWTDPATGAVNSGTLNDMSAALINDLDIRIIKDGKTFLPWKLNAAKADAPAVNADNRVDPFEKIDIQNAKGDYTITVTHKNTLNQGPQNFSIIVTGIALTDCVLVTPEDVELTTSDETGITLNWTANTEALFQIEYKKKGSSDWNVETTFDNFITLNNLVEGTDYSLRLKTFCSENISSEYSEEYEFTFKGSETKLLDYMEYETLTLEVQFSIFPNPVQTSMTINGDVSEDAMYKIVSLNGIVVKSGKAEQKQIYIADLTTGLYVLTLADLEGSKSIKFYKS; encoded by the coding sequence ATGGCTTACGCAAACCCTACTTTGTTAAAGATTAGCAAGTGTTTACTTCCAGTAGCTTTTTGCCTTACTGCCTATAGCTCGTTTGCACAAACCGAAAAACAAATCCATATTATTAAGGATAAGTACCGAAGTTCAAAATTAGGTGTATTTACCAATGACCTTAAAAAGAACTTTGAGAAGGATAACAATAGCTTGTTACAGGCTGCTAAGACAAACGGCTGGAAATTAACGGAAAGATTGGCAGACGGAAATTTTAGCGAACTTACTGCTATTGGCGATGATGGAACCCCTCTATATTACAGTACTTTCAGTACAACCATAAATACCGCTACCAGGGCCAACGCCCTACATGATAATGGTTTATTGGATTTAGGCATTAACGGAGAGAACATGATGGTTGGTATCTGGGACGGGGGAGCTGTCTTAACTAACCACAAAGAATTTGGCAATAGGGTACAGACTTTGGATGAGAGTGAAGTTGTGGATTCTCATGCCACCAGGGTTGCGGGTATTTTGGTTGCCGAAGGATTGGATACAAAATCGAAAGGGGTGGCCTACAGGGCAAAGGCTGTTTCCAACGACTGGAGAAGGGATAAAATTGAAGTTGCGGAAATGGCAGCCAATGGCATGTTGTTATCCAACCATTCTTACGGAATTATGTCCGACCGTGTGCCGGATTGGTATTTTGGATCCTATATCCAAGTTTCTAGGGATTGGGACAAAATTATGTACAATGCTCCATATTATTTAATGGTTACCGCTGCAGGGAATTCCCAAAAAAGCAAGGACAATGAGGCTCCTATTTTTGGTTCGGCTTCCAACGGTTTTGATCTGATGTTGGGATTTGCAACCTCCAAAAATGGCGTTACTGTTGCTGCGGCAGATATTGAAACCAACGATCAAGGGCAATTGTTAAGGGCTTCGGTAACTTCATATTCCAGTTTTGGACCTGTTGATGATGGTCGTATTAAGCCGGACATTGCGGCTTATGGTACCAATATTTATACTACCGGTATTGCAAATGACACCAAGTATGAGACCGCCAACGGAACATCGGTAGCTGCGCCGGGTGTAACCGGATCTATGTTGTTGATCCAAGAATATCAAGAACAAATGGAAGGTAGTTTTATGAGGGCTGCCACTTTAAAAGGATTGGTACTGCATACTGCAGACGATGTTGATGCTCCAGGTCCCGATTACAAAATGGGTTGGGGGGTTATTAATTCAAAGTCGGCCGTAGAGGCAATAGCCAACAAAGGGTTCTCCTCTATAATTTCGGAAGAAACACTTACCGAAGGTGAAACCAAAACTTATAAGGTTGTAGCAAATGGAACAGAACCATTATCAGCCTCCATTTCTTGGACAGACCCTGCTACAGGAGCAGTAAATTCGGGAACATTAAACGATATGTCAGCAGCCTTGATCAACGATTTGGATATTCGTATCATCAAGGATGGCAAAACCTTTCTGCCTTGGAAACTTAATGCAGCCAAGGCGGATGCTCCAGCTGTTAACGCAGACAACAGAGTGGATCCATTTGAAAAAATAGACATCCAGAATGCCAAGGGAGATTATACAATTACAGTAACCCATAAAAACACTCTTAACCAAGGGCCACAGAATTTTTCCATCATTGTTACAGGGATTGCCCTTACCGACTGTGTTTTAGTTACGCCTGAAGATGTTGAACTTACTACTTCTGATGAAACTGGGATAACGCTGAACTGGACGGCCAATACAGAAGCACTTTTTCAAATTGAATACAAAAAGAAAGGTAGTAGCGATTGGAATGTGGAAACAACCTTCGATAACTTTATTACCCTAAATAATTTAGTAGAGGGAACGGATTATAGTCTTAGGCTTAAGACATTTTGTTCCGAAAATATTAGTTCGGAATATAGTGAGGAATACGAATTCACCTTTAAAGGCTCCGAAACCAAACTTTTGGATTATATGGAATATGAAACCTTGACTTTGGAAGTACAGTTTTCCATTTTTCCCAATCCGGTGCAGACTTCAATGACCATTAATGGAGATGTTTCCGAAGATGCCATGTATAAAATAGTTTCCCTTAACGGGATTGTGGTAAAATCTGGGAAGGCAGAGCAAAAGCAGATTTATATTGCCGATCTAACGACCGGCCTATACGTGCTTACCTTAGCTGATCTGGAAGGATCAAAATCGATTAAGTTCTATAAGTCTTAA
- a CDS encoding DinB family protein, with translation MKDFLFILIVLFMTPLQSQDIVIPAFLEKWENSKSYLVAIAEAMPQEKYDFKPTERQKDFQDQLLHIKSNMDWLSSTYFGRQLSETGSGNNSPLTKRETIKLLVDGFDGVSAILKNTSADVLSEKVEFFAGEKTKLQILNLLQDHVTHHRGQLIVYLNLNNIEPPKYVGW, from the coding sequence ATGAAAGATTTTCTTTTTATACTTATCGTTCTTTTTATGACCCCTTTACAGTCCCAAGACATAGTTATTCCCGCCTTTTTGGAAAAATGGGAGAATTCCAAATCCTATTTGGTTGCCATTGCGGAGGCCATGCCGCAAGAGAAATATGATTTTAAACCCACTGAAAGACAAAAAGATTTTCAAGATCAATTGCTACACATAAAAAGCAATATGGATTGGTTAAGCAGCACCTATTTTGGCAGGCAATTAAGCGAGACGGGCAGTGGCAACAATTCCCCATTAACAAAAAGAGAAACCATAAAATTATTGGTTGATGGATTTGATGGGGTTAGCGCTATTTTGAAAAACACTTCTGCCGATGTACTTTCGGAAAAGGTTGAATTTTTTGCAGGTGAAAAAACCAAATTACAGATTTTAAATCTGTTACAGGACCATGTGACCCACCATCGGGGACAATTAATTGTATATTTAAATCTCAATAATATTGAACCCCCAAAATATGTGGGTTGGTAA
- a CDS encoding EI24 domain-containing protein, whose product MIKNILSGIKAYSGTLKIISQLGLWKYFWAPIFISLATAILIFSSAYALSDDIGGFLSQWWVWDWGKHTVSGISSVFGGILIIVLGFILYKHIVLALSAPFMSPVSETIEAHLLGNLAQNHRDTNFMEQLWRGIRINLRNLGMEILLTIPILLIGLIPVIGLASTILLFLVQGFYAGFGNMDYTLERHFKYSESINFVSRNKGVAIGNGIVFMLFLFIPVIGVILVLPLSVTAATVKTVELLKLEREIG is encoded by the coding sequence ATGATTAAAAATATACTTAGTGGTATAAAAGCCTATTCGGGCACTTTGAAGATTATCTCCCAATTGGGACTATGGAAGTATTTTTGGGCTCCCATCTTCATTAGTTTGGCAACAGCAATCCTCATTTTTTCATCGGCCTATGCCTTATCCGATGATATTGGCGGATTTCTTTCACAATGGTGGGTATGGGATTGGGGAAAACACACTGTAAGTGGAATTAGCAGTGTTTTCGGCGGAATTCTAATAATTGTATTGGGCTTCATCCTTTACAAACACATTGTTTTAGCCCTATCTGCACCTTTTATGAGCCCGGTATCCGAAACAATAGAAGCCCATTTATTGGGAAACCTTGCGCAAAACCATAGAGACACCAATTTTATGGAACAGCTCTGGCGCGGAATCCGTATCAACCTAAGAAATTTAGGTATGGAAATCCTGTTGACCATTCCTATATTATTGATCGGTCTAATTCCAGTAATAGGATTGGCATCAACGATTCTACTATTTCTGGTTCAAGGGTTTTATGCAGGATTTGGCAATATGGATTATACTTTGGAGCGACATTTTAAGTATAGTGAAAGTATAAACTTTGTCAGCAGAAACAAAGGTGTTGCCATTGGCAATGGCATTGTATTTATGCTCTTTCTCTTTATCCCCGTAATCGGGGTAATCTTGGTTCTGCCTTTATCCGTAACGGCTGCCACTGTTAAGACGGTAGAACTTTTGAAATTGGAAAGAGAAATTGGCTGA